The DNA region AAGGCTCAGTGACCCAGCAGGAGAGGAGACATAGTGACACGGATGTGCTGGTACCATCAGAGAATTAGGGAAGAAGTTGGAGGTGGCGCGGCCCAAAGATCACCTGTTGAGGCTTCCTCCCCTGACCCATGGCACCTCTAAGTCCCCTTGGAGCAGTTTGAAAACCTCTAATCCAGAGTCTTGAGtgtttcattttgcaaatgaggaaactgaggcacagagaaggaaaaaaaaaaattgcctaagGTCATGGTTGATGCTAGAGCCTGAACTTGAACCAGGAAGGGAGTGTGCCAGGCTGGGTTGAGGTAACGGCAGGCCACGGAGCAGGGGTGTGAGACCCCCATCAAGGCCTGGCTGCAGTGGTGCAGCTCAGCATCTCCACCTGAGGGGGCAAGGGGACAAAAGGAGACAGGTGGCTGGAGTTCTGGGGGGTGGGCCCAGGTGGGACAGAAGCTGGACAGTCTTGGCTAAAACTAAACTTGGGGATTATCTGAGGTTTCACTTGGCTAGGGTTTCTGTCCCTCAGCCGTGCTCTTTCTCACATACACAACTTCCTGCAGAGGGAGCTGCGCAGGGAGAGAGCGCTCACCTGGCCCATTAGTTGCCTAGCAGGTGTTCCAGGTGTCCCAGGAAACACCTCTCCACACAAATAACACTTACCCATGTACCTACTCTGGAGTTTGCAAAGTGCTCTTGTAGCCACTTAGTAATAATATCTCACTTGCGATATTACCGTTGTTCTCTGAGCCTCTCTTTCCTTATGGGTAAAATAAAGTGgtgaccccccccgcccccaaatgtGCCCATTAAAGTTCCTTCCAGCTCCAATTCCAGGGAATGTTCTCTGGATCCCTGCTCCCCTCCAAGTCCTCAATCAATGAATGCTCACTCTCAAAGGATTTCTGGGACCAATCTTCTATTTAAGTTGTTGACAACTGGCATCCTGACCTTCACTGGGTCCTTATGTGGACTTTGAGTGCTAAGGCTGAAGACTGGGTCCAACcaacccaagtccaagaagtttGGCCAGTGGTTGAGGTTTAAGCTGTATATGGGGGTCCCTTCATGCTCAGGGTCTGAACCAGGGGGCCACCCCAACCTGAGACCCTGAGCCCTGTGGACTGTTGGAAGGATCAGAGCAGGAAGGTTAGAAGGCTCAGGATTGCCCCAGAGCCCAGCGCTGAGCACTGTACTCtagaagggagggggagaggggaggggcaccACCCGCCTGGTGAGGTCATGGGAAAGCAGCTCTGGCCCTGACACCTGGGGAAACCCGTTTCCAGGCTGCTTCCCACGCTAGCTTTCCTGGGAACCAGCTAAGCCCCAAGCGGGGAGCTCccaacccgcccccccccccagtccAGTTCCCATCACACTGTCCCATCTAGTCCAGCCCGCACCTTTCGATCTAGCCTCATTCCTTTGGTACCCAACCTGCCTCCATCCAAACTGTTGGGCCTTGAGGGACCAATGTGCTGACCCCTGCAGGAAATGACACAGAGACAGCAGCTTCAGAAACTTAAGGCTTTATTTGCAGACTCCGCACTGCCTTATCTTCTAGGTTGTGACCTTGGAGAAAGCCCCTTCTTCCTTCAGGCTCCAATTTGcagctcctccccctcctcttgctGGGCCTTGTCTCTCACTTCCTGCCCCACTCCTGGCCTAGCCAGTTTGGGCAGTGCCTAGGGAGCACTGAGACCCAGTTCTTCCCAGGGACCAGCCCTACCCTCCCTGGCCCTGGGGGTTGAGGACAGCCCAGGTGGCAGCCTTGCTCCTCAGCTGCCCCACTTCTCtgctctccttctttctcttcttccttccaagCCTAGCCCTCTcgtctgcctcctcctcctcagaaTGCCTCCAGTCCCAAGGCTCCAAGCCTTTACTTTCGGATCCCTCTCAATCTCTCACTGACCTCTGTCTTACCCAATCCATCCTAAACTTCTCTCCAATTCAGGGCCGGACACCTTCCAGCCCTCCAAGATGCCCAGCTGTTCCCCAGACTCTTCCTTACCCCTGTGCCAAGGAGCGGGTGGGGACCACCAGGAGGGGTCCTAATTCGGCCAGATTGACCTGAGGGCCCATGATAAGAAACTGGGTATTGGATCCCAAACTGCTTGGAGGCAGCTGACACTGTTAGGATCATCCCATGAAAATCAAAGTACTGGGATTTCTCTGTACTTGAGAAATCCAAGTCAGAGAAATCCACAGAAATCCAAGTCAGAGCCGTCCCTCCTCCAGGCCCTAGGCTCACCCTGGCACATAAGAGTGGGCAGTTGGAGGCTGTGTCGCCACAGTGTTCAGATGGGAACTGAGTCCCATGGAGGTGGCCTGGCCCTGCCAGCAGGTCCCTCAAAGGCTCCGTGCCCCAGGTTCTAGAAGTCTGTGGCCATTGGCCTACTGATAATTTTGCTGCCACAGCTCTTCAAACAAAGCAGAAGAACTTCTTCCAGCGGCAGCGGGAGAGGGTGCGCACACCTTTGGCGTTCAGTTTCTTCTCCAGCCGGGCTTTGTGCTCAATGGCACTGAGAATGGCCGAGTCAAACACCTCCTTCAAGTTCTTCTGCGTCAAGGCAGAGCACTCCAGGTAGCAGCAGGCCCGGATCTTCTCAGCCAGCCCCTGAGCCTGGGGTTGAGGCACGGGGCCTTTCCGGCCTCCCTGGTCCAGCTGAATCAGTACATTGACATCGTCCCTCAGGTCGGCCTGGGTGCCCACCAGCAGCACGGGTGCCTGGGGGTTGTGAGTGCGGATCTCTGGCAGCCATTTCTCTGTGATGTTTTGGAAGGAGCTGGGCTGCACCACGCTGAAGCAGACCAGGAAGACATCTGTATCCGGGTAGCAGAGGGAGCGAAGGCGATCAAAGTCTTCCTGGGATGGAAAGGCCAGGCCATTAGTAGCGTTATTCCCTGTCCCTGGACGCGGGAATCCGCTTGTCACCTGAGGTTGGAGACTGAGACTCGTAACTAAGGGCCCAAGGCCTTCTCCATTCCTGATGGGTCTGGGGtcctcccagcctccagcccaCCTCACCCCAGACCAGCAAAGGCCGCTCCCGACTTCTCTCACCTGTCCCGCTGTGTCCCAGAGCTCAATGCGCACCGGGGCTCCATCAACCAGGACTTGCACTGCAGAGGAGGGTCAGGGGAAAGTCTGAGTTAGAGCGTCCTGGATCCCACCAGGCCTCACCAGCGCCACCTCGGGGCCTGCTCCCGCCAGCTCCCCCGGCGGTTTCTGTGCACTCGGGCCTCGGCGCCAGCCCCAGCCCCCGGTGCACAACCCCACCCCCGGCCACGCGGCTGCCGGGGCCGTTGAACTTACCGGAGAAGGTGTCCAGCGCTGTGGGCCGGTAGCGCGCGGGGTACCCATTGCAGGTGTAGCTGACAATAAGGCTGCTCTTGCCCACGGCGCCGTCGCCCACCAGCACGCACTTGATGCCCAGCTCTGGGGACGCGCTGCCCCGCCGGGAGGGAGGGGTCGGGGCCCGGAGCGGGGACGACTCGGCCTCGCTTAGCTCCCGCGGGGGCATGGCCCGCTCCGGGGACAGCCGGGGACCAGGCTCCGCTGTGCTCGGTGAAGCAGGGTCCGTAGGCTGCCTCTGACTGAAATCTGCCGAGACTCGGCTCAACCGCCAGCAGCTACCCACGGGTATATGTGGGGGCCCCGCCTACCTCATCTGCATGTCCTGTGCGGCCTCGGGCCCCGCCCACCCTCCAGGCCTCCTCCAGGACCTCCCTCTGCAGCGCACCGCAAGAGGTCAGGCAATCTGTCACACCCGGAGGAAGAGAGGCAGGCCGAAAACTGACGCTCGGAGAATCACACAGGTACGAGGACAAAGACTCGCCCAAATGAGGCAGATCTAGGTATCTTGGCAGAGAAAGATATCCAGGATTTATCGTTAGGAGGAAATAGCAAATTGCAGAACACATAATGCAGCAtgttcaaattaaaacaaaaaactagacATATGTTTGTACGAGTATAAAAAAGTCtggataataattttattaattaatgatttttttaaaatatagagatCATGAAGAGGCAGAAGTTAAACTCAGGCGTGAACTCAGCAGGCAGGAATTTAACGACCCCCTTCCACCGAAGAGCTTCCTCTAGACTCAGCCTGAAGGCAGGCTTTAAACACCTTCACTCTGCTCCTCTAAAGGAACTCAGGGTGCTGGAGAAGCTAGCTGGGGAGGATCTTCAAGGACAGTCCTCCAATTGAATATTTTCTAAATCCCCAAAGTTCCTAATATTATCtttatcgtcatcatcatcaaaaGCACATAGTAATTACCTATTTTCTGATGCTGTTCTGGGCCGCCCACTGTCCTTGCCTTAGAAGGAGTTTACAGACAGAGACATGATATCCCAGGTAGCCCTAAGAAGGTCACCAAGAGAGCAAGTGAAAAATAGCCTGATGCTAATTTCATCTCTTTATTGCAGCCACACCAAGTGACACCAGGCCCAGAATCCTTTCTCTGAATTCCAAGCCTGTACAAAGATCTCAGCCTACACAAAGATCATTGAAAACACCTCATTCATGAGTCGTTGAAGGGAGAGTGTTGGGAGGCAGATAGGGCAGTGAATATTAAAGAAAAGATATAATCCAATTTTTCAAACAGTTGGTAGTATAAAAATCCCTAAGTCAAAATCTCTAAATCTCTTGAAAAAAGTCTCAGGACCCctggtgtttatttatttttctttttttcccccactgttgGTCAAAAGTTGAGGACAACTAGATCATTGCTGATTTAACCATTTAAAGCTTGACTGTGGGGAAATGGCAGGATCCCCAGTATCCACTTCTGCATCCCAATGTCTGCATCCTACATTCCCTATGTCCGAGGACATAGCATTAGCATCTGGGGATGCTAATAACCCCTAATTATAGCCCCCAATGACTTCTCAGACACATCCACATAAGTTTATTCATCTAGCAAGTGAAAGAAGCCTCAAAGTGTTGTCTTGCCATTGTATCACCCAGGAGGTCTAAAAGCTATTCTTTTTGCTCTCCTGGAAAGGGAGGCAAGAATGGGGATTTGAAAAGACCTAGACATCAAGAGATGTGTCCCAGTATTCCTAGTTCTTCAgctcattagctgtgtgattcCTGAGAAATCACTTGCTCCATCTCAGCTATAAAATGCCAGGTGAagcatatttatttcttaaagtcCTTCTGGTGCTAGCAATCTGTTATTCAGGGAACCTAGGGAAGTTGCCTCAGCCCAGGTGTCTGggacaaaattaacacacacacacatacacacccaacacaacacacacacacaaatgctctTCTTCACAGCACTCTTGTCCTTTTACACAAGCTTTAATAGTTTTATTGTAGCTGAAATTTGAGGGTAATCCTGTTTAATTCTTTCTGCAGGTAGAAGGGATATAAATAATACACAAATACACAGATGGGGGAGGTATCAGCTGGCCATGGTTAAAGCCCTAACTTGGCCTGCAACAGGCCATTCTTCGCTGGCCCCTTGGGTGGGGACACTTTCTAACCTAGGTCGCTCTGTCGGAGCTGGTTTAGGGACAGTCTTGTCAgcaagagggggagggaggagacaaCCTGGGGAGCTGGTGAGTCATCTATTTCTCAGCTAAGGGCTTGTAATtctggctgctgctgctgggaGAGTCCCCTCCCGAGGGTGGCTTGAGTCTTATTCCTGCCCACCTGATGGATTATCTGTCCCAACTTCCAGTCAGATACACATTTGCTAAGACCAAAACGTCGCCTTGACtttctccttggagaaatgattgATTTTAGGATTGGagtaggaaatatacaagatgagcctggaacattttGTAgcacagaaagtaaggaagtgctaaacaaacaaacaaaacaacaggaaGGTGGAGATAAGTTAGAGGACACAGGGgccaactgaaagagcttccaaaggccaaatctgggacaattggagcaacaaaataaaccagtattggattataaccccaagtataaaataaatagctgCAAGTCTATTCTGATATAAATgattgaatacataaataaatgggggatAATAGCCAAATCTCCtgtgaagaattccaaataatgtaTGTAGATACTCCACGCTCAAGGAGGAGTGTAAACCAGCACTCTTGTGGGCTATGCATAGTGATTTCCTTGCAAAGAGGACAGTCTGAAAAGGGTGGGGGaaaaagtaactttacagtggagaatccTGACAAACTCTCCCTCAAGCAGGTGATCAAGATTAAGATCAACATTGATAAGTCAagttgatagtatgtacccttgatgtgatgtgatgagaatgacaTTTTACCTCTGAAGAATTCCAGCCTAATCACGAGAAAAACATGGGAAAAGTTCCAActgagagacattctacaaaatgctggcccagtactcctcaaaactgtcaagatcatcaaaaacaaggaaagtctgaaaaactgccacagccaagaggagcctaaggagacatgacaattaaatgtaatgtggtatcctgggtGGGATCCTGGAAGAAAAataggacattaggtaaaaaccaaGGAATTCTGAATAAAATATGAACTTTAGCTAATAATAATATACCAATgctggttcattaattgtgacaaatgtaccatacaaTGTAAGATATTTATAATGGGGGAACCTGGGTGTGAGATACAGGAAAACCCTGTGctatcttctcaatttttctgtaaatctaaactgttccaaaataaagtgtattaaaaaacaaaaaaacggctttcctggtggcgcagtggttaagaatccacctgccaattcaggagacacgggtttgagccctggtccaggaagatcccacatgctgcagagcaactaagcccgtgcgccacagctactgagcctgtgctctggagcctgtgagccacaaatactgagcccctgtgccacaactactgaagcccacgtgcctggagcctgtggtctgcaacaagagaagccactgccatgagaagcacgcgcaccgcaacaaagagtagccccactcgccgcaactagagaaagcccgcacgcagcaacaaagacccaacacagccaaaaataaatgataaataaattttaaaaattaaaaaaataataataaaaaagtatggtactggaacaaaaacagacacatagatcaatggaacagagtatatagagcccagaaataaacccttgcttATACAAgcaatctacaacaaaggaggcaagaatatacaatgcggaAAAGACAAGCTTTTCAAAAATGCtgttgggaacactggacagctacatgcaaaagaatcaaactggactactttctcacaccatatacaaaataaactcacaatggattaagacaaatataagacctaaaaccataaaactcctggaagaaaacatgggcagtatgctctttgacataggtcttagtaatatttttttggatctgtctcctggaaagggaaacaaaagcaaaaataaacaaatgggactacatcgagctaaaaagcttttgcacatcgaaagaaactatcaacaaaacaaaaagacagcctattgaatgggagaagatatttgcaaacaatatattcgataaggggttaatatccaaaatatacaaagaactcatacaattcaatgaagaaaaaaccaaaacaaaacaacccgattaaaaaatggacagaggacctgaatagacatttttctgaagaagacacacggacggccaacaggcacaagaaaagatgcttaacatcactcaTCATAAGGGAGatacaaattaaaagcacaatcgttagaatggctatcatcaaaaagacaacaaataacaaatgttggtgagaatgtggagaaaagggaacacttgtgaaTTATCAGTTGgactgtaaattgatgcagccactatggaaaacagtatggaggttccccccaaaattaaaaacagaactaccatatgatccagcaatttcacttctgggtatttacctgaagaaaacaaaaacaataattcgaaaagatatatgcactccaatgttcactgcagcattatttacagtagccaagatatggaaaccacctaagtgtccattgatagatgaatggataaagatatggtatatatgtacaaaggaatattactcagccataaaaaaatgaaaccttgccatttgtcacaacatggatggatctagagggtattatgctaagtgaaataagttagacagagaaagacaaatgccgtatgacctcacttatatgtagaatctaaaaaacaaaacaaaacgaaatagggacttccctggtagtccagtggctaagactccacgctcccaatgcagggggcctgggttcaatccctggtcagggaactagatcccacatgctgcagctaagacccagtgcagccaaataaataaataaatattttttaaaataacaaaaaataaataaaaagagagtcataattacagagaacaaacaggtggatgccagaagggaggagggtggcagggagtgaAATActgaggggattaagaggtacaaacctccagttataaaataaataagccatgagGATGTAATATACGGCATAagaaatatggtcaataatattggaATAACTGTGTGGcaacagatggttactagacttacggtgatcatttcataacatatgcaaatgtcaaatcactatgtagtacatcTGAAACTgacataatgttgtatgtcaactgtatcaaaaaaaacccaaaaacctaagccctaagttaaaaaaaattagctagCTTAGGGAGAGTGTAAGattaataaaatagttttaattagcggaaaaacaaaacaaaacaaaaacaaaactaaaacgtGGCCCTGACATTGAATCACGGCAGTCATAACATTTTGTTTCCAAAGTGTCCAACACAAGGTGTATGGAGCTTAGACTTGTAAAAGTGCTTTAGTTTGCCCTATCTCACATGATACCCAAGTGCAATTGCTGGGGTGTCTGAGGGGTGTTGGGGGGAGTATACAGGGGCCCAGAGAAGTTAGGGGACTAGCCTCAAGATCAAaaaagctagtaagtggcagacagTCCCAGAACCAGCAATCCACAGGTTCACACTCAGGTGTGGTCAAATTCTTAGGCATTTCTGTTAAGCCCATATCTTATTTAAAATTACTGCATACATTGGAATACCTACAGCAAAACCTCAACTCAATAAGaataaaccaaaagaaatctATCTGTACCCCACCACCGTGATTTTCCTATTGCTGAAAAAGggattaacaaaaaagaaagagtttACTCAAAAAGTTCAATGCACAGACTCTTTGTGAGTGAAATGCACCTCATGTagcctttttctatttcttctgcatACTCCACTCCAAAGCTTCCGAATCAGGCCTGCTATTCAGAAGGAGCCCAGAGACTCAATGGGCAGGTCAGAAAGCTTTGAAATAAAAAGAggatgcaagaaaaagaattttatatcTAACACTTAATTTCTTTGTCcaccatacttcaataaacctGGGAAGAACACTACTTATTTACCAACATACTGATGATAATACAATAATTAGACTGCACACTCACCAAGCTTTCCATTTAATTAATTGGGTTTTTCTCTACTCGGTGTACTTGTGTCCTGGGAGAGAGTTGGCGGCAAAGTCAGCGGCCTGGGCTGAGTCAGCCTCCTGGTGCCAAGGGAACAGGATCTTGATAGTCAACCCTCCAGCCCCTCCATGCCATCTGTCTCTAGGATCAGGCTGCCTCTGGGGCTtcggccctgccctgcccactcCCCCGCATCCAGCCTTACTTAGCCTTTgcttctccctgcctttctctccACCCCGTCTCCATCTACCCGATCCCAACTGCTACTGCCCCCCTCAGACAACTCTTTCCTGCCCAGACTTTGCACTCAAGCCCTGGtcagtattcttttctttttttttaactgccttcAGGAGTTGCCAGCTAAACGTTCATGTAAAAGAACTCCCCTCTTCTTTCATTAACAGAGTTCCCCTTCTAACTTCCTTATTTCTGACCACGTAGCACAATTCTCTCAAGCTCATGAATTGGAAGGAGTTGGAGCCGAATAGTCTCCAAACCTCCCAATGCACTTGGActccctcctctccatcctcctctgTCCTCAGTCCTTTTCATGAAGTACTTGACGCCCCTCTTCCTTTTGGCATCCCATGCCCAAAGAATCacctcctgcctgcctccctgGCTTTGTTTTGCTCATTTCTAGTGCGCTCAATCTTCCTAAGACAAGTTTATTCTGTCACCCTCCCACTAAAGAACCTATAGTGAATCCCTGTTCGCCATCAGATAGACTGTACAAGTCCCTGCTGGCATCCCACAGCTTCTAATTACAGTACACCCCCAGGATGGGATAAATAGCCACTGAAATAATCCTTAAGAGAACTTCCAATGATGtaggaaaatgttaaaaataatgttaaatgatACAGAATTATATAAACAGTTTGAgcccaagtattttttttttaagtgtacagttagaATAAAAGAGAGTCCTATATGAAGGACATAGACCAAAATGTGGAGAGTCATTGCCATTGGGTGGGAAGCCTGATATATAATGAACACTTAACACATGTTAGCAATTAATATTATGTTGCTTTATCatcatcttctctcctttttctacaatgaacatgttACTTTACACCAAAAAAAGTtactgggctttcctggtggcgcagcggttaagaatccgcctgccaatgcaggggacatgggttcgatccctggtccggggagatcccacatgccgcggagcaactaagcccgtgcgccacaactactgagcctgcgctctagagcccgcgagccacaactactgaagcccgttcgcctagagcccgtgctccgcaacaagagaagccaccgcaatgggaagcccgcgcaccgcaacgaagagtaatccctgctcaccgcaactagagaaagcacgcgcacagcaatgaagacccaacacagccaaaaataaataaataaattttaaaaagttactgaaattaaaaaatatatttgtcgtatatttagaaaaaaagaggaaatgcacCAACATGTCAATGACTACCTCTGAATGGCAGGATTATGAATAGTTTgttctcattcattccttcattccatGAGGTTCTTTTCGAACCCACTGTGGGGCAGGCACTGTGGAAAGTGCTGAGTGCACATGGATGAACAAAACAGGCCTCATCTCTTCCCCCACCTTGCTCTACCCTACATTAACCTCCCTTCTCTAAACTCCTTGTCTGTTTCTCTCACTTTGAGAACATTATGTGTTTCCTGTGTGCATATCATATACTTCAAGCAGCTGGGAACAGGGAGGGTCTCATACAACTTCTGGCTCTTACTACCCCAGTCCAGTGGCATCCCACTTAGGAGGAGCTTATTAACtctttgtggaatgaataaatgaatggtgaGGCATGATTTGCCAAATGATACAGAGACTGATAGGCAGGCAGCCCCACCTTCCCTGATGTCACAAGCACTTGTCCAAATGGCCAAGCCCTGGGTTCAGCCAAATCCTCAGTTACTTCTCCTCAAAGACTGGCTCCACTGGCCCAAAGCCTCCTCTTGAATAGAAGTTGGGGCCTGAGACCACCGAGGTCCACTCAACTCCCTGGGGTTAACCCTAGAGTACGTGTTTTCCTTTGATGATGAGGATGATCATTATGAACATTAGCAACCTTACAAAAAGAGGACCCAATAAACAAGCATTCAATTAATAATGACATCTAAATTCTCTTCTTGGCATT from Eschrichtius robustus isolate mEscRob2 chromosome 1, mEscRob2.pri, whole genome shotgun sequence includes:
- the RHOV gene encoding rho-related GTP-binding protein RhoV, encoding MPPRELSEAESSPLRAPTPPSRRGSASPELGIKCVLVGDGAVGKSSLIVSYTCNGYPARYRPTALDTFSVQVLVDGAPVRIELWDTAGQEDFDRLRSLCYPDTDVFLVCFSVVQPSSFQNITEKWLPEIRTHNPQAPVLLVGTQADLRDDVNVLIQLDQGGRKGPVPQPQAQGLAEKIRACCYLECSALTQKNLKEVFDSAILSAIEHKARLEKKLNAKGVRTLSRCRWKKFFCFV